In Catharus ustulatus isolate bCatUst1 chromosome 29, bCatUst1.pri.v2, whole genome shotgun sequence, the following are encoded in one genomic region:
- the LOC117008561 gene encoding ectoderm-neural cortex protein 1-like yields MSVSSHENRKSRSSSGSMNIHLFHKPGHADSLLTQLNLLRQQNLFTDVVLRAGNQSFPCHRAVLAACSRYFNAMFSGGLKESRDGEVNFHDSLHPEVLELLLDYAYSARVLINEENAESLLEAGDMLQFQDIRDASADFLEKNLYPGNCLNMLLLSDAHCCERLLELSWRMALANFTSLCKTEDFLRLPKDKLLELVESEELEVEDETLVYEAVIGWIRYDLPRRHEVLPELLRSVRLALLPESYLRKQVACEKLVTSHKLGEEIVADAVRCKMKILQNDGLVTGCCARPRKVSQALLLLGGQTFMCDKIYMLDHKTSEIIPRADIPSPRKECSACAIGCKVYITGGKGSENGASRDVWVYDTLHDEWAKAAPMLVARFGHGSAELDHCLYVVGGHTAMSGAFPASPSVSLKQVEHYDPQLDKWSLVAPLREGVSNAAVVGAKMKLFVFGGTSANQNKLPKVQCFDPCQNRWTVPTSCPQPWRYTAAAVVGSHVIVIGGDTEFSASSAYRFHSDTFQWSKFGDVTAKCISCRAVTSGNRLYVVGGYCGAQRCKTLDCYDPSSDTWSSVTTVPYSLIPTAFVSTWKYLSA; encoded by the coding sequence ATGTCCGTCAGCAGCCACGAGAACCGGAAATCCCGCTCGAGCTCAGGCTCCATGAACATCCACCTCTTCCACAAACCGGGCCACGCCGACAGCCTCCTCACCCAGCTGAACCTGCTCCGCCAGCAGAACCTCTTCACCGACGTGGTGCTGCGGGCGGGGAACCAGAGCTTCCCCTGCCACCGCGCCGTCCTGGCCGCCTGCAGCCGCTACTTCAACGCCATGTTCAGCGGGGGCctgaaggagagcagagatGGCGAGGTCAACTTCCACGACTCGCTGCACCCcgaggtgctggagctgctgctggactaCGCTTACTCAGCCCGGGTGCTGATCAACGAGGAGAACGCCGAGTCCTTGCTGGAGGCCGGGGACATGCTGCAGTTCCAGGATATCCGGGATGCTTCAGCTGACTTTCTGGAGAAGAATCTCTACCCTGGGAATTGCCTGAACATGCTGCTGCTGTCCGATGCCCACTGCTGCGAGcggctgctggagctgtcctggAGGATGGCCTTGGCCAACTTCACCTCGCTCTGCAAGACTGAAGATTTCCTCCGCCTGCCCAAAGAcaagctgctggagctggtggagagcgaggagctggaggtggaggATGAGACGCTGGTCTATGAAGCCGTTATAGGCTGGATCCGTTATGATTTGCCCCGACGCCACGAAGTTCTGCCCGAGCTGCTGCGCTCCGTGcgcctggccctgctgcccgaGTCCTACCTGCGGAAGCAGGTGGCCTGTGAGAAGCTGGTGACCAGCCACAAGCTGGGGGAGGAGATCGTGGCCGACGCCGTGCGATGCAAAATGAAGATCCTGCAGAATGATGGCCTGGTGACGGGGTGCTGCGCCCGGCCCCGCAAGGtcagccaggccctgctgctgctcggggGCCAGACCTTCATGTGCGACAAGATTTACATGCTGGACCATAAAACCAGCGAGATCATCCCCCGTGCTGACATCCCCAGCCCGCGCAAGGAGTGCAGCGCCTGCGCCATCGGCTGCAAGGTTTACATCACCGGGGGCAAGGGCTCCGAGAACGGCGCTTCCAGGGACGTCTGGGTGTATGACACCCTCCACGATGAGTGGGCCAAAGCTGCTCCCATGCTGGTGGCGCGGTTTGGCCACGGCTCTGCCGAGCTGGACCACTGCCTGTACGTGGTGGGGGGTCACACGGCCATGAGCGGGgccttcccagcctctccctctgtgtccctcaaGCAAGTGGAGCACTACGACCCTCAGCTGGACAAGTGGTCACTGGTGGCTCCTCTCCGGGAAGGCGTGAGCAACGCCGCCGTGGTGGGAGCCAAGATGaagctgtttgtttttgggggcACCAGTGCCAACCAGAACAAGCTGCCCAAGGTGCAGTGCTTCGACCCCTGCCAGAACCGCTGGACTGTGCCcaccagctgcccccagccctggcgcTACACGGCTGCTGCCGTGGTGGGCAGCCACGTCATTGTCATTGGCGGGGACACCGAGTTCTCCGCCAGCTCCGCTTACCGCTTCCACAGCGACACCTTCCAGTGGTCCAAGTTCGGGGATGTCACCGCCAAGTGCATCAGCTGCCGCGCTGTCACCTCGGGGAACAGGCTCTATGTGGTGGGGGGATACTGTGGGGCTCAGCGCTGCAAAACCCTGGACTGCTACGACCCCTCGTCCGACACCTGGAGCAGCGTCACCACGGTGCCTTACTCCCTGATCCCCACCGCCTTCGTCAGCACCTGGAAGTACCTGTCTGCCTGA
- the ARRDC2 gene encoding arrestin domain-containing protein 2 isoform X2: MQPPGRVRRLAVRLEEGRAHGSGELLHGRVQLELRRALRVRALEVCARGMATVHWLESHSIGLNVVYRDFTACQTFLHRRRQLIPDNGEATVLQAGRHEFPFTFQLPETLATSFEGKHGSVRYWVKAKLHRPWATVKKAKKEFTVIEPIDINTPALLAPQAGAKEKLARAWYCNRGQVSVTAKIDRKGYTPGEVIPIFAEIDNCTSRAVVPKAAIIQTQTFVARGTKKQKKSVVTSITGDPIPAGKREVWHGRALKIPPVGPSILQCRIIQVEYSLKVCVDIPGTSKLLLELPLVIGTIPLHPFGSRTSSVSSQYSVNLDWLSTIPEQLEAPPEYSAVVSSPEAEQSLSPPCRSELGDILEGPFFAYIQEFRFRPPPLYSEVDPNPSSDTIRPRCMTC, from the exons atgCAGCCGCCGGGGCGGGTGCGCAGGCTGGCGGTGAGGCTGGAGGAAGGCCGAGCCCATGGCAGCGGGGAGCTGCTGCACGGGCgggtgcagctggagctgcgCAGGGCGCTGCGGGTGCGGGCGCTGGAGGTGTGTGCCCGGGGCATGGCCACCGTGCACTGGCTGGAGAGCCACAGCATCGGCCTCAACGTCGTCTACCGCGACTTCACAGCCTGCCAGACCTtcctgcaccgccgccgccagcTCATCCCCG ACAATGGTGAAGCCACTGTTCTGCAGGCAGGAAGGCATGAGTTCCCCTTCACCTTCCAGCTCCCTGA GACCCTGGCCACCTCCTTCGAGGGGAAGCACGGCAGTGTGCGCTACTGGGTGAAGGCCAAGCTGCACAGACCTTGGGCAACagtgaagaaagcaaagaaggaGTTCACAGTGATTGAACCCATTGACATAAAcacccctgcactgctg gctcCCCAGGCAGGTGCTAAGGAGAAACTTGCTCGTGCCTGGTACTGCAACCGTGGCCAAGTATCTGTGACTGCCAAGATTGACCGAAAAGGCTACACCCCAG GTGAGGTCATCCCCATCTTTGCTGAGATTGACAACTGCACGAGCCGTGCCGTGGTGCCCAAGGCAGCCATAATCCAGACCCAGACCTTCGTTGCCCGGGGCACCAAGAAGCAGAAGAAGTCAGTGGTGACCAGCATCACTGGGGACCCCATTCCAGCCGGGAAGAGGGAGGTGTGGCACGGACGGGCACTGAAGATCCCACCCGTGGGGCCGTCCATCCTCCAGTGCCGCATCATCCAGGTGGAATACTCCCTGAAG GTTTGTGTGGATATTCCTGGGACGTCCAAGCTGCTCCTTGAACTGCCTCTTGTCATCGGGACCATCCCGCTGCATCCCTTCGGGAGCCGCACCTCCAGTGTCAGTAGCCAGTACAGCGTCAACCTGGACTGGCTCAGcaccatcccagagcagctggagg CCCCCCCTGAGTACTCAGCAGTCGTGTCCAGCCCAGAGGCCGAGCAGAGCCTGTCTCCTCCGTGCCGCAGTGAACTCGGGGACATCCTGGAGGGTCCCTTCTTTGCCTACATCCAGGAATTCCGCTTCCGACCACCTCCACTGTATTCAGAG GTGGATCCAAACCCCTCATCAGACACTATCCGCCCACGCTGCATGACCTGCTGA
- the PEX11G gene encoding peroxisomal membrane protein 11C, with amino-acid sequence MAAGALGGLVAALETHRGRDRAVRALCYGCQLAGAALPGPAGLPGGLLAASAQLSSCRTALRLFDDLAMLRHSCSYGLGPEGEDTLVRLLSVLCNVANQLYYPCEHLAWAADVGIVRAGSQKWWTRSTALWGCALLLGILRSLRILFQLRRKLSQHKRSTSSPQSQQKLRAQVKAEVLSILMDTADLSNAIHWLPPGFLWAGRFPPWLVGLLGTISSLIGIYQASRRANSGAA; translated from the exons ATGGCGGCGGGCGCGCTCGGGGGGCTCGTGGCCGCGCTGGAGACGCACCGGGGCCGCGACAGGGCG GTCCGGGCGCTGTGCTACGGCTGCCAGCTGGcgggggcagcgctgcccgggcccgcggggctgcccggggggCTCCTGGCCgcctctgcccagctcagctcctgccgCACCGCCCTGCGCCTCTTCGACGACCTGGCCATGCTCCGGCACAGCTGCAGCTACGGGCTGGGCCCCGAG GGCGAGGACACGCTGGTGCGGCTGCTCTCGGTGCTCTGCAACGTGGCCAACCAGCTCTACTACCCCTGCGAGCACCTGGCGTGGGCGGCGGATGTCGGCATTGTCCGCGCCGGCTCCCAGAAGTGGTGGACGAGGAGCACGgcgctgtggggctgtgccctgctcctgggcatCCTGCG ATCCCTGAGAATCTTGTTCCAGTTAAGAAGAAAACTGAGCCAGCACAAGCG CAGCACTTCTTCACCTCAGAGCCAGCAGAAGCTGAGAGCCCAGGTGAAGGCTGAAGTTCTGAGCATCCTCATGGACACAGCAGATCTCTCCAATGCAATCCACTGGCTGCCTCCAGGATTCCTCTGGGCAGGAAGGTTCCCTCCATGGTTAGTAGGACTCCTAGGAACCATCTCCTCCCTGATTGGAATCTACCAGGCATCAAGAAGAGCAAATTCTGGAGCTGCTTAA
- the ARRDC2 gene encoding arrestin domain-containing protein 2 isoform X1, whose translation MIFDRLKRFSIVLEGAERDGPAAFSPGQAVSGRVVLELAAAARLGALRLRAMGAARVHWTESRSAGSSTAYTQSYSDQVEFLNHRDTLMAPPDNGEATVLQAGRHEFPFTFQLPETLATSFEGKHGSVRYWVKAKLHRPWATVKKAKKEFTVIEPIDINTPALLAPQAGAKEKLARAWYCNRGQVSVTAKIDRKGYTPGEVIPIFAEIDNCTSRAVVPKAAIIQTQTFVARGTKKQKKSVVTSITGDPIPAGKREVWHGRALKIPPVGPSILQCRIIQVEYSLKVCVDIPGTSKLLLELPLVIGTIPLHPFGSRTSSVSSQYSVNLDWLSTIPEQLEAPPEYSAVVSSPEAEQSLSPPCRSELGDILEGPFFAYIQEFRFRPPPLYSEVDPNPSSDTIRPRCMTC comes from the exons ATGATTTTCGATCGCCTCAAACGCTTCTCGATCGTGCTGGAGGGCGCGGAGCGGGATGGCCCGGCCGCCTTCAGCCCCGGGCAGGCGGTGTCGGGCCGCGTGGTGCTGGAgctggcggcggccgcgcggCTCGGGGCGCTGCGCCTGAGGGCGATGGGCGCTGCCCGCGTCCACTGGACCGAGTCCCGCAGCGCCGGCTCCAGCACCGCCTACACGCAGAGCTACAGCGACCAGGTGGAGTTTCTGAACCACCGCGACACGCTGATGGCACCCCCAG ACAATGGTGAAGCCACTGTTCTGCAGGCAGGAAGGCATGAGTTCCCCTTCACCTTCCAGCTCCCTGA GACCCTGGCCACCTCCTTCGAGGGGAAGCACGGCAGTGTGCGCTACTGGGTGAAGGCCAAGCTGCACAGACCTTGGGCAACagtgaagaaagcaaagaaggaGTTCACAGTGATTGAACCCATTGACATAAAcacccctgcactgctg gctcCCCAGGCAGGTGCTAAGGAGAAACTTGCTCGTGCCTGGTACTGCAACCGTGGCCAAGTATCTGTGACTGCCAAGATTGACCGAAAAGGCTACACCCCAG GTGAGGTCATCCCCATCTTTGCTGAGATTGACAACTGCACGAGCCGTGCCGTGGTGCCCAAGGCAGCCATAATCCAGACCCAGACCTTCGTTGCCCGGGGCACCAAGAAGCAGAAGAAGTCAGTGGTGACCAGCATCACTGGGGACCCCATTCCAGCCGGGAAGAGGGAGGTGTGGCACGGACGGGCACTGAAGATCCCACCCGTGGGGCCGTCCATCCTCCAGTGCCGCATCATCCAGGTGGAATACTCCCTGAAG GTTTGTGTGGATATTCCTGGGACGTCCAAGCTGCTCCTTGAACTGCCTCTTGTCATCGGGACCATCCCGCTGCATCCCTTCGGGAGCCGCACCTCCAGTGTCAGTAGCCAGTACAGCGTCAACCTGGACTGGCTCAGcaccatcccagagcagctggagg CCCCCCCTGAGTACTCAGCAGTCGTGTCCAGCCCAGAGGCCGAGCAGAGCCTGTCTCCTCCGTGCCGCAGTGAACTCGGGGACATCCTGGAGGGTCCCTTCTTTGCCTACATCCAGGAATTCCGCTTCCGACCACCTCCACTGTATTCAGAG GTGGATCCAAACCCCTCATCAGACACTATCCGCCCACGCTGCATGACCTGCTGA